The DNA sequence AAATAACGGATTCAGAAGCGGCGCGTGGCGCAGCTATTGAAATGGCATTGGACCGTTTGTTTTTAGCGTTAAAAGGCAAAGTCATGTTGGTGCACTATCACCCGATGGAGCGTTCGTTTTTACGCTTAGCTTGTCAGTCTCTTTACAAGATAAAGCTAGAAGTACCGATGATCGACACCTTGACAATGGCGATTAAGTGGTTCAAGGCTAAGCACATTTCTTATCAAGCTGAGGACCTAACGCTCGCTAATTTGCGTTCGCGGTTTGGTTTGCCCAGTCACTTTGCCCACAACGCTTTGGCTGATGCGATTGCCACTGCCGAATTATATCTCGTTTTGGTTTCACAATTACAAAGTTTGCAGGCTGAGCCTTTGGTGTTAGGCGACGTGTTAGTGTAGCGTATAGTGATTAATTCGGTGTTTATTGATTTTATAGCAAGGAAGTAACATGACGTTTGCCATCATTATTGCCTCAATCGTGTACGTCAGCTCGATGTTTTTTGTCGCTCGTTGGGGGGACAGAGGCAGTGCACTTGCGCAAAAGGTAACGCGTCATCCAATTACGTACAGCTTAGCTTTAGGTATTTACTGCACAAGTTGGACGTATTTTGGCGCAGTCGGTACCGCATCGACTGACGGTTGGCAGTTTTTATCTATTTTACTAGGGCCTATCTTGCTGTTTGTATTTGGTTTTCCAATATTACAAAAGTTGGTGAGTGTCAGTAAAAAACAAAACGTAACGTCGATTGCTGACTTTATTTCATCACGATATGGCAAACGACAACAGACCGCGCTGATTGTTACTGTCATCGCGACATTAGCGACCATTCCTTATATTGCACTTCAACTCAAAGCGATTAACGCGAGTTTTGGGGCGTTCTCTTTTGAATCTGTTGTCAGTACCAGTATGGTCGGCAGTAACATGAGCAACAACCCATCAACGTCGGCATTTTTGGCGACCTTGTTTATTGC is a window from the Psychrosphaera ytuae genome containing:
- a CDS encoding exonuclease domain-containing protein — translated: MLNAIQHLISDLQGQSGYFQPGQGYRFSDNHSGQWSGSLRALLTTETPALDTPLTELNVLSTDFETTGFDPKQDKLLSIGAVAIEGQEVILQRSFEQVISVDTQLDPKNVCVHQITDSEAARGAAIEMALDRLFLALKGKVMLVHYHPMERSFLRLACQSLYKIKLEVPMIDTLTMAIKWFKAKHISYQAEDLTLANLRSRFGLPSHFAHNALADAIATAELYLVLVSQLQSLQAEPLVLGDVLV